The genomic interval gaatttgattaaggtcaaaggtcaaaggtcaatgaactttccatgactggcactgtgctatgttgtacacccaataactttctatagcttcaaggtaggatcaccaaattcataccagaggtccatctcctgaaggcacaggtcaagttcgaatatgagtcgaattcgattaaggtcaaaggtcaatgaactttccatgactggcactgtgctatgttgtacacccaataactttctatagcttcaaggtaggatcaccaaattcataccagaggtccatctcctgaaggcacaggtcaagttcgaatatgagtcgaattcgattaaggtcaaaggtcaatgaactttccatgactggcactgtgctatgttgtacacataataactttctatgtcttcgaggtgggatcaccaaatttataccagaggtccatctcctgaaggcataggtcaagttcgaatatgagttgAATTTAAataaggtcaagggtcaaaggtcaatgaactttccatgactggcactgtgctatgttgtacacataataactttctatatcttcgaggtgggatcaccaatctcataccagaggtccaactcctgaaggcacaggtcaagttcgaatatgagtcgaatttgaataaggtcaaaggtcaatgaacttccatgactggcactgtgctgtgttgtacacacaataactttctattgcttcgaggtgagatcgccaaattcataacagaggtccatctcttgagggtgcaggtcaagttcaaatgtgagccgaagtttaataaggtcaaaggtcagaggtcaatgaactttccatgactggcactgtgctgtgctgtacacacaataaatTTCTATATCTttgaggtaggattgccaaattcatacaaggggtccatcttttgaaagttcgaatatgagttgaatttgataaaggtcaaaggtcaatgaactttccatgactggcactgtgctgtgttgtacacacaataactttctatagcttcgaggtgggatcgccactcgtaacagaggtccatctcttgaaggtgcaggacATTTTGCCCTCACATCTATCATAGCCTTTAATCAAAATGTGCTTATAAAAAAACTGCACTATTTTAAACTTCATACTCATACCCTATTAATTATTTTATCTTGTAGTACTTCACTCTTGCATCATTTACTTATCATATGCGCACAGATCAATTTAATAAACCCTACTGCTTAAATGAAGGCAAGATGGCTAAAAATCACACTCAATAAGTTtttatatttatctttcatgcacaatctttcctccatttttttcaaacaataagtTTGCCATAACAccttaataattaatttaattctacaattttactcacattattattaattacattCTTTTTCACTAACATTCATTTCCTTACTTGCATGGAAATAATTATAGCTTCATAGTATTAACAGCATTCTTAGTGTTATCTGATTTTCTAGggataaagtaggcctataccattAATGCATATGTAAACTGTCAGAACGACAATTCACCCCCTAAACTGCTGACAGCCTCAGAAGTCATATAgcatagttttgacatgcagtctcttcaggactgcaatatgcaggcgagacaacgcttggcgtttgccttgttcaTCTATATTTCTGTATGGAACCAGGAAGTGCTAACGACAACTACAGAACACTTGTATGAATCAGATTATCCAAATATATAGGATACACACTTGTACACTCTTTTGTTGTTGTCTTTTTTTAGTTCACAGAATCCGTCATCAGCTGCAGTGGCTCCTCTTCAACATTGCAATAACGTCCTGTCTGATTGTAACTCTTGTCTACTGGCCTATCCTCCGCCCGATGATACCAGATCCTGAGAAACCACCTCTCTACCTAGACATGAGCATCCACCTCTTTACAAGCATCTTTTGTCTCCTTGACCTCTTCATCACAAAGGTCACCATCCAGTACCTCCATGTCCTCTATCCCGCCCTCTACCTTTTCACCTATGGCATCTTCGCTATCATCTACTGGGCCGCGGGTGGGACGGACCCCTATGGGGACCCATACATATACCCCATCATCGACTTTGAGAATGCACCGGGCATCGCTGTGGCAACTATTTTTGGCATTGTTATAGCAGTGTTGCTTGTGCATGGGCTGGTGAAGCTGCTGTATTACTTGCGGGTGAGGTACGTCGACAGACGCCATGAGACCTCTTCGGAAGATGAACGCGCACCGCTGAATCCCCAAGAGCAGAGATCATTTGCGGTGCTTTAGGATTATTTCAGGTTTTAACCAGTAGAGTCACTCTATAGGGAGCTTAAGATTTGTCACAAACTTTCTGTGACTcattttatttggaaaaaataatgttatGCACGTATGCATGTGAGAGAAAGTAACTATTTTGCGTAAGtgtattacaatatttttgccaACATAAAAGAAGTTGCATCACAGACGATGCATCATATCTTAAGCTTTCTATTCTGGCTTCCGGACCAGTTAATCATTACCAAAATCACAGAGAgctgattattttttatacGGATAGGATTAAACTtagtatttttaatgaaataaatatatataaattgaactgaAGTAGATTCTTGAATTTCAAGGACTCTGGTATTGGACACCTTTATGTAAAAAGTAAAATACCTTAAATCAGGGGTTCTCAAACCTTCTctttgaagggccagatgagactcAAAATAAACCTGAAAGGGCCAGGGTGAAGTGGATACTTAGAAAAAAGTGTGTGCGCAAAGTGCGAAGACCCTTCCAGCCGGGGTCCTAGATGCTCTCTGGTGCAATCTGGCCCTTATTTTGGGAGAATTTAATCgaacaaatttataacagtttcatatggaacacaggcaaaattagaaaagatttcaaaatacagcgatATTCAATAGTAATGACAACAAAATTGTAGTATACTTTGTTAAAAGGAATGTAGATTGTACCTACAATAGCCTAAGTCGATTTTAACACATACCTAGAATTGAAGAGACAGATAATATTTTGTAGTaatgtaatcatattgagctatgtttcatattgtgacttaaaagtgatttaaaaaaaacagcagAGTCTTGCGGGCCGGATAGAGAAGCCatagtttgagaacccctgcccTAAATGATGTGTCATTTAaatacaatgtaggcctacagtagaAAACTAGTAAGATGCAAAAGTGTCCTTAAAATCTTATAAATAGAGGTATTTTCAAGTACCATTTTGTCCATATTTTGATGTACCAGAAAACAAGGTAATGCTTtccaaaatattataatttaccACAGAAATGGAGTAGTTTTCATTTTTGGTAATGATATGGGTCCCTTTTTGCAAGATGTTGACTGTACCAGGCTTTTCACAGTATGTTACTTGACATATTTGTCccaaaaaaacattacaaaaaatattgggGTAAATTCAATCacaacatttttatattttgtacaaaaccaattcaaatgATAGCTACCAAATTGATGGCGAGATCTTAGACTATAATTTATTTTCGAAAATTTGAAATAGGTCAGGCAGTTTCGCCTGAATTGAGATCTCAAAATTCTAATCAATCGATGAGTTTGTGCTATGCTTGAGAAGGTTCTGAAAAATTCTGACCTTAGGCCTATTCCAATCTCAAATAGTTTTGTGGATATTTTaagcaaaaaatgttttttttttaaatgtcatcataaattagaaagtatatgggccaagtccatgaaactttgacataatggtcatcaagtattactgaacatcctgccagagtttcaggtcccattaccaaggtcaaaggtcatttagggtcaataaacttaggccatgttgggagaatcaacatcaaaattttaatccaggttaagtttttgaaatgtcgtcataactttgaaagtatatggacctagttcatgaaacttagacataagggtaatagtgtatcactaaagatcctgcctgagtttcaggtcacatgaccaaggtcactTTGGGTCAACAAACTCTGTCCATGTTGGGGGTATGTTtagaattgtcatcataactctgaaattttatggatcttgttcatgaaacctaaacataagagcaattatgtttttcaggtcacatgaccaaggtcaaaggtcatttagggtcaaagaactttgataatgttaggggtatttgtggaattttgtcataactttaaaagtttatggatctagttcatgaaacttggacatcaaagtaaccatgtatccctaaatatcctgtgtgcatttcaggtcacatgaccaagatcaaaggtcatttaaggtcaatgaactttggccaagttagggtatttgttgaattggcataataactttaaaagtttttggatctagttcataaaacatagacataagggtaatcaggtatgaattattgttttacacacgtcttaggtcacatgatcatggttaaaggtcattttgggtcaatggacatagtattttattatcatatgagtgttccttttgtgaataattattcaatagctgttttcaaagtcagcactgctgttatatcgaattgtgtaatgcaggcgagactgccagaggcattccacttgtttataatATGTGCTTGttgcaaaatggtgatttcCTGTTGCTTTTTgagaaattatgatttttctcGGATAGGTGCTAAAAGTGACAAATTTGCTTGTATTTTGACAATGCTTGCACAAACACCAATCTCATCCAAAAGAAATTCAGGTACAATCTAAGTCGCTTTTCAAGTTAGTGATATTTTAGGATATACTGGTAATTttttatggtggtggtggacTGGTGGTGAtgactttttacctgagaaagcatgaatgcttgtaagcaagcaaccataGGACCAACGGCTTAAAGTTCTCTCTGAGGGACCCCATAGTTAGGATAAATGCCTTATCAatgggcactagcgcaccaattgGAAATCATCTCTTTGCAGGTAGAGTCACTGGCACTGGAGACAGAAATGCATGCGTGGATTACACGCAAATATTCAGCTTGAACATTTCATCTGTTATAAGCTGTATACAGTGttttgtaatatacatgtacccctTATGATATGCACTTGAAAGCTTACAATTTGAACTCCCTTCTTTGCTCCGGGAAATTGACAACATTGAACTCTTCAAATTGTCtctcaaaactcacttatttcaGCAGATGTGTAGTAATTAGCTTTAAATTGGATGAGCCTGCGCCTATGAATGTGCTTAACAGAAATATGACGCAATGTAAATGtatggatcatcatcatcaattattgttttaaaGTTGGCTGCAAATTTGCCCCAATCCACCTTGTGCAATTTTGACATAATCTGTGCCATTCTTTATGTAAAATTGTGGTGAAAACAAAAGCAATGTTTTGAAAGTGTCAAATATACATATAGAATATGTAATGGGTTAATTGTCATATTCATAAAGAATTTTATATgcatattgttttttataattgttcatttttgggtacatattttttgttatggCAAGTTCTTTAACCATCATATACATGTTGTCAGAAATTGATTTGTACTTTTTAAATCCCCCAAAGTTTGAAGGGGTACTGTTAGATGGAGGGGTTCGCATCTTCTTGCAGACCAAACAACTTCCTAATTTTCACCTTCTGCTCAAGTGAAGACTTACAAGACACAGTTTTCAGAAGGTTGCTGGTACTGTTTTACCATGTTGATGACATATTATGACAATAAAttccctggaaaaaaaatttgcagaGCAAAGTTATTGTCCAAACCTCACGAGGCTTTGTACACAAACTGGTCTGGGagtgaagatgtgcaagacacatttctTTTCTATGCCAGGTTCTGCATTGGCATGGTAATTACATTTATATGGCAAACGATctggaaaaagtgggggggggggggtcttactaAAAGGTCCTCACTGGAGGCTGCTTTGACAGGGCATGGAGTTTCATCACCTTGTCTGGTTTTTCTAGTTAATGATATTATTGAATAACTTTAGAAAAAAAGTTAGAAATAAATATAAGTTTTTTTGTCATTAATtttgattatgaaaaaaaaaccagtcCATAGTCAGTCTGTTTATAATGTAGCTAAAAtttgtgtttcttttttaatactGACATAGTCAGTATCAT from Lytechinus pictus isolate F3 Inbred chromosome 2, Lp3.0, whole genome shotgun sequence carries:
- the LOC129272500 gene encoding protein rolling stone-like, encoding MSEETGNNVVSERRGRQCCTCKMTDFKLTCNKLSDVSCCQDGMPFFIYCFYRFVVGGYFFGFLIFFIYDSSQGVFGVKFLIYLTNWTYMLTTFYLCTATVNVLLNFVLDNRVVGGAHDKFHRIRHQLQWLLFNIAITSCLIVTLVYWPILRPMIPDPEKPPLYLDMSIHLFTSIFCLLDLFITKVTIQYLHVLYPALYLFTYGIFAIIYWAAGGTDPYGDPYIYPIIDFENAPGIAVATIFGIVIAVLLVHGLVKLLYYLRVRYVDRRHETSSEDERAPLNPQEQRSFAVL